One segment of Brassica napus cultivar Da-Ae chromosome C3, Da-Ae, whole genome shotgun sequence DNA contains the following:
- the LOC106439166 gene encoding protein TAB2 homolog, chloroplastic isoform X1, protein MATLSFNTTRMRTPSLPRLPRSSSFTKPIKTHLSSQTLSKRRRFVSRSLPESSLSIAKEETEVVEDDDPTSELSYLDPETDAESIKEWELDFCSRPILDSRGKKIWELVVCDASLSLQVTKYFPNNVINSITLKDAIVSITQDLGVPLPEKIRFFRSQMQTIITKACKELAIKEVPSKRCLSLFLWLQERYDTVYTRHPGFQKGSLPLLSLDNPFPMNLPENLFGEKWAFVQLPYSAVREEISDFDEKFVFGATLDLDLLGIDVDENTLIPGLSVASSRAKPLAAWMNGLEVCSIEADSSKGCLILAVGISTRYVYATYKKTPVTTDEAEAWESAKKASGGLHFLAIQDDLDSDDCVGFWLLIDLPPPPV, encoded by the exons ATGGCGACTCTAAGCTTCAACACCACTCGTATGCGAACACCTTCGCTTCCAAGACTCCCTAGATCCTCTTCTTTCACAAAACCCATCAAAACCCATCTCTCCTCCCAAACCTTATCCAAACGCCGCCGTTTCGTCTCTCGTTCCTTACCCGAGAGCTCACTGTCCATTGCAAAGGAAGAAACTGAAGTGGTGGAAGACGATGATCCAACCTCTGAGCTGAGTTATCTCGATCCGGAAACCGACGCAGAGAGCATAAAAGAGTGGGAGCTGGACTTCTGCTCGAGGCCGATTCTGGATTCCAGGGGGAAGAAGATATGGGAGCTTGTGGTCTGCGATGCTTCGCTCTCGCTtcaagtcacaaagtacttcccCAACAACGTCATCAACAGTATTACACTCAAAGACGCTATTGTTTCCATTACGCAAGACTTGGGTGTTCCTCTTCCTGAAAAGATTCGCTTCTTCAG GTCACAGATGCAAACCATTATCACAAAAGCTTGCAAAGAGCTTGCTATAAAGGAAGTGCCTAGTAAACGG TGTCTGTCTCTGTTTCTATGGTTGCAAGAACGTTATGACACTGTGTACACGCGTCACCCCGGTTTCCAGAAGGGATCTTTGCCTCTGCTATCTCTAGACAATCCCTTTCCAATGAATCTTCCTGAGAATTTGTTTGGGGAGAAATGGGCGTTTGTTCAGTTACCTTACTCAGCCGTTAGAGAAGAGATCTCAGACTTTGATGAGAAGTTTGTGTTTGGTGCAACCTTAGACTTGGATCTGCTCGGCATTGACGTTGATGAGAACACACTGATCCCTGGTCTCTCCGTTGCTTCTTCACGTGCAAAACCTCTAGCAG CTTGGATGAATGGTCTTGAGGTATGTTCGATCGAAGCAGACAGTTCTAAAGGATGTTTGATTCTGGCCGTTGGGATCTCGACAAGATATGTGTACGCAACCTACAAGAAAACACCTGTTACTACTGATGAAGCTGAAGCTTGGGAATCTGCAAAGAAAGCAAGTGGAGGTTTGCATTTTCTTGCGATTCAAGATGACTTGGATTCTGATGATTGTGTTGGGTTTTGGCTTCTTATTGATTTGCCACCACCTCCTGTTTAA
- the LOC106439166 gene encoding protein TAB2 homolog, chloroplastic isoform X2, translated as MATLSFNTTRMRTPSLPRLPRSSSFTKPIKTHLSSQTLSKRRRFVSRSLPESSLSIAKEETEVVEDDDPTSELSYLDPETDAESIKEWELDFCSRPILDSRGKKIWELVVCDASLSLQVTKYFPNNVINSITLKDAIVSITQDLGVPLPEKIRFFRSQMQTIITKACKELAIKEVPSKRCLSLFLWLQERYDTVYTRHPGFQKGSLPLLSLDNPFPMNLPENLFGEKWAFVQLPYSAVREEISDFDEKFVFGATLDLDLLGIDVDENTLIPGLSVASSRAKPLAAWMNGLEVCSIRLKQTVLKDA; from the exons ATGGCGACTCTAAGCTTCAACACCACTCGTATGCGAACACCTTCGCTTCCAAGACTCCCTAGATCCTCTTCTTTCACAAAACCCATCAAAACCCATCTCTCCTCCCAAACCTTATCCAAACGCCGCCGTTTCGTCTCTCGTTCCTTACCCGAGAGCTCACTGTCCATTGCAAAGGAAGAAACTGAAGTGGTGGAAGACGATGATCCAACCTCTGAGCTGAGTTATCTCGATCCGGAAACCGACGCAGAGAGCATAAAAGAGTGGGAGCTGGACTTCTGCTCGAGGCCGATTCTGGATTCCAGGGGGAAGAAGATATGGGAGCTTGTGGTCTGCGATGCTTCGCTCTCGCTtcaagtcacaaagtacttcccCAACAACGTCATCAACAGTATTACACTCAAAGACGCTATTGTTTCCATTACGCAAGACTTGGGTGTTCCTCTTCCTGAAAAGATTCGCTTCTTCAG GTCACAGATGCAAACCATTATCACAAAAGCTTGCAAAGAGCTTGCTATAAAGGAAGTGCCTAGTAAACGG TGTCTGTCTCTGTTTCTATGGTTGCAAGAACGTTATGACACTGTGTACACGCGTCACCCCGGTTTCCAGAAGGGATCTTTGCCTCTGCTATCTCTAGACAATCCCTTTCCAATGAATCTTCCTGAGAATTTGTTTGGGGAGAAATGGGCGTTTGTTCAGTTACCTTACTCAGCCGTTAGAGAAGAGATCTCAGACTTTGATGAGAAGTTTGTGTTTGGTGCAACCTTAGACTTGGATCTGCTCGGCATTGACGTTGATGAGAACACACTGATCCCTGGTCTCTCCGTTGCTTCTTCACGTGCAAAACCTCTAGCAG
- the LOC111204513 gene encoding MAP3K epsilon protein kinase 1-like: MARQMTSSQFHKSKTLDNKYMLGDEIGKGAYGRVYIGLDLENGDFVAIKQVSLENIVQEDLNTIMQEIDLLKNLNHKNIVKYLGSLKTKTHLHIILEYVENGSLANIIKPNKFGPFPESLVTVYIAQVLEGLVYLHEQGVIHRDIKGANILTTKEGLVKLADFGVATKLNEADVNTHSVVGTPYWMAPEVIEMSGVCAASDIWSVGCTVIELLTCVPPYYDLQPMPALFRIVQDDSPPIPDSLSPDITDFLGQCFKKDSRQRPDAKTLLSHPWIRNSRRALQSSLRHSGTIRYMKGADSSSEKDGEGSQDVAESISAEQVGMSKTNSRSKLPAVGVASFRSEKDQSSASDIGEERADSEDDIMSDQVPTLSIHDNKSSLQSSTCSVSSDAKGTSQDGKSEHDGNLETEASEGRRNASATKQVGKECSIPVQQKSHSFGPKGEDRGLRKAVKTPSSYGGNELTRFSDPPGDACLHDLFHPLNKVPEGKLNEASASTPASNANQGDSPVADGGKNDLATKLRARIAQKQMEGETGHSNDGGDLFRLMIGVLKDDVIDIDGLVFDEKASPDNLLPLQAVEFSRLVSSLRPSETEDAIVTSCQKLVAMFRHRPEQKVVFVTQHGFLPVMDLLDSPKSRVTCAVLQLINEIIKDNIDFQENACLVGLIPLVMSFAGPERDRSREIRKEAAYFLQQLCQSSSLTLQMFIACRGIPVLVGFLEADYAKYREMVHLAIDGMWQVFKLKRSTPRNDFCRIAAKNGILLRLINTLYSLNEATLLASEGRSGQLDQHETLLSVIDNPDVSKTRHVGGEEPSNSQRSDVYQPDGDRPRLSGAALDATEDVKQHHRISISSNRTSTDKLQKLAESVSNGFPVTQPEQVRPLLSLLEKEPPSRHVSGQLDYVKHIAGLEKHESILPLLRASIDTMPRYFSKTMSKKAMAIEGAASASGVLSGSDVLNARLGSDTSSGLLSHMVTTLSAEVASQYLEKVADLLLEFARADTTVKSYMCSQSLLSRLFQMFNRVEPPILLKILKCTNHLSTDPNCLESLQRADAIKHLIPNLEVKEGNLVDQIHHEVLSALFNLCKINKRRQEQAAENGIIPHLMLFVMSDSPLKQYALPLLCDMAHASRNSREQLRAHGGLDVYLSLLDDEYWSVIALDSIAVCLAQDNDNRKVEQALLKDDAIYTLVNFFQSCPERHFVHILEPFLKIITKSSRINTTLAVNGLTPLLIARLDHQDAIARLNLLKLIKAVYEHHPRPKQLIVENDLPQRLQNLIEERREGQHLGGQVLVKQMATSLLKALHINTVL, from the exons atggCGCGACAAATGACGTCATCTCAGTTCCACAAATCAAAGACTCTCGACAACAAATAT ATGCTTGGGGATGAGATTGGTAAAGGAGCTTATGGTCGAGTTTACATAGGATTAGACCTGGAGAATGGTGACTTTGTGGCCATTAAACAAGTCTCCTTGGAGAATATTGTTCAAGAGGATCTCAACACCATCATG CAAGAAATCGATTTGTTAAAG AACCTAAACCATAAAAACATTGTCAAGTATCTTGGCTCCTTGAAGACAAAGACACACCTTCACATTATCCTTGA GTATGTAGAGAATGGCTCTCTTGCAAACATTATCAAACCAAATAAATTTGGACCTTTCCCAGAATCTTTGGTCACTGTTTACATTGCCCAG GTCTTGGAAGGTTTAGTATATCTGCATGAGCAAGGTGTCATACACCGTGATATCAAGGGTGCAAATATTTTGACAACAAAagag GGACTTGTCAAGCTTGCTGACTTTGGAGTTGCTACTAAACTAAACGAGGCTGATGTTAACACTCATTCAGTGGTTGGAACTCCTTACTGGATGGCGCCTGAG GTTATTGAAATGTCAGGGGTTTGTGCTGCTTCAGACATATGGAGTGTTGGATGCACTGTTATTGAACTTTTGACATGTGTACCTCCTTACTATGATCTGCAACCCATGCCTGCTCTCTTCCGTATTGTTCAG GATGATAGCCCTCCTATTCCTGATAGTCTCTCTCCAGATATTACAGACTTCCTAGGACAATGCTTCAAGAAG GATTCTAGGCAGAGGCCTGATGCGAAGACACTGCTCTCTCACCCTTGGATACGGAACTCTAGACGAGCATTGCAGTCATCACTTCGTCATAGTGGAACCATCAG ATATATGAAGGGAGCCGATTCAAGTTCAGAGAAGGATGGTGAAGGTAGTCAAGATGTAGCTGAGAGCATTTCAGCAGAACAAGTGGGGATGTCGAAAACT AACTCGAGAAGCAAACTACCTGCGGTAGGCGTGGCGAGTTTTAGGTCTGAGAAAGATCAGTCTTCAGCCAGTGATATTGGTGAAGAAAGAGCAGATTCAGAAGATGATATCATGTCAGATCAAGTTCCTACGTTGTCTATTCATGATAATAAGTCTTCTCTTCAGTCCAGTACTTGCAGTGTTTCTTCAGATGCAAAGGGGACATCTCAAGATGGAAAATCTGAACATGATGGAAATCTTGAAACGGAAGCTTCTGAAGGTAGAAGAAATGCTTCAGCAACAAAGCAAGTTGGAAAAGAATGTTCCATCCCGGTGCAGCAGAAATCACATAGTTTTGGCCCAAAAGGTGAAGATCGTGGGCTTCGAAAG GCTGTGAAGACTCCATCTAGTTATGGTGGGAATGAATTGACTAGATTCAGTGATCCTCCAGGGGACGCTTGTTTGCATGATTTATTCCATCCACTGAATAAAGTTCCTGAGGGAAAACTAAATGAGGCCTCAGCATCAACGCCTGCCTCAAACGCCAACCAGGGTGACTCTCCTGTTGCAGATGGTGGGAAAAATGATCTGGCAACAAAGCTGAGGGCTAGAATTGCTCAGAAGCAAATGGAAGGTGAAACTGGGCACTCAAATGATGGTGGTGATCTTTTCCGGTTAATGATTGGTGTTTTGAAAGATGATGTTATTGACATTGATGGCTTG GTATTTGATGAAAAAGCCTCTCCTGATAATCTGCTTCCTCTACAG GCAGTTGAGTTTAGCAGATTGGTGAGCTCCTTACGGCCAAGTGAAACAGAAGATGCAATAGTAACTTCTTGTCAGAAACTAGTTGCCATGTTCCGTCACAGACCTGAGCAGAAAGTAGTGTTTGTGACACAGCATGGTTTCCTTCCTGTAATGGATCTTCTCGATAGTCCTAAATCCCGT GTAACATGTGCCGTGCTGCAACTCATAAACGAAATTATAAAAGACAACATTGACTTCCAGGAGAATGCTTGTCTTGTTGGTCTC ATACCTCTGGTAATGAGTTTTGCTGGTCCTGAGAGGGATCGGTCTAGAGAAATACGTAAGGAAGCAGCCTACTTCTTACAGCAGCTTTGTCAGTCAAG CTCCTTGACATTGCAAATGTTCATAGCTTGCCGTGGAATACCAGTTTTGGTGGGATTCCTTGAAGCGGACTATGCCAAATACAG GGAGATGGTTCACTTAGCTATTGACGGCATGTGGCAGGTCTTTAAACTCAAAAGATCCACTCCAAGAAACGACTTCTGCCGTATAGCTGCAAAGAATGGCATTCTTCTTAGGCTGATCAACACTCTCTATAGCTTAAACGAGGCAACTCTACTAGCTTCTGAAGGACGCTCTGGTCAGCTTGATCAGCATGAGACTTTACTCAGTGTGATTGATAATCCTGACGTCTCGAAAACTAGGCATGTAGGTGGTGAAGAGCCTTCAAATTCTCAAAGATCAGATGTCTATCAACCAGATGGTGATAGGCCTAGACTAAGCGGTGCTGCACTAGATGCAACAGAAGATGTTAAACAACATCATAGGATCTCTATCTCTTCCAACAGAACATCAACAGACAAGCTTCAGAAGCTTGCTGAGAGTGTCTCCAATGGGTTTCCTGTTACTCAGCCAGAACAAGTCCGACCTTTGCTTAGCTTGTTGGAGAAAGAACCCCCTTCAAGACATGTCTCTGGTCAGCTAGACTACGTCAAGCACATCGCTGGCTTAGAGAAACATGAAAGTATACTTCCTCTTTTGCGTGCATCcattgatactatgcctagataTTTCAGTAAAACGATGTCGAAGAAGGCTATGGCTATTGAAGGAGCCGCTTCTGCATCTGGTGTACTGTCTGGTTCTGATGTTCTCAACGCTAGACTTGGAAGTGACACATCATCTGGTTTACTTTCACATATGGTCACTACGCTGAGTGCAGAGGTTGCAAGCCAATACTTGGAGAAAGTGGCTGATCTACTTCTTGAATTTGCTCGTGCTGATACGACGGTAAAGTCATACATGTGCAGCCAAAGCTTACTGAGTCGTCTCTTCCAGATGTTCAACCGTGTAGAGCCTCCTATTCTGCTAAAG ATACTGAAGTGCACCAATCATTTATCCACTGATCCAAATTGCTTGGAGAGTCTTCAGCGTGCAGATGCAATTAAGCATTTGATTCCTAACCTAGAGGTTAAGGAGGGGAATCTTGTTGACCAGATCCATCATGAG GTACTTAGTGCACTATTCAACCTGTGCAAGATAAACAAGAGGAGACAGGAACAAGCGGCTGAGAATGGAATCATACCTCACCTGATGCTTTTCGTCATGTCGGATTCTCCTCTGAAACAATATGCTTTGCCACTACTATGTGACATGGCTCATGCATCTCGGAACTCAAGAGAGCAGTTAAGGGCTCACGGTGGTCTGGATGTTTACTTGAGTTTGCTAGACGATGAGTATTGGTCAGTGATTGCCTTAGATTCCATTGCTGTTTGCTTGGCGCAAGACAATGACAACCGCAAGGTGGAGCAGGCTTTGCTGAAAGATGATGCAATATATACATTGGTTAACTTCTTCCAAAGCTGTCCGGAGAGACATTTTGTGCACATATTGGAACCATTCTTGAAGATAATCAC GAAATCATCTCGGATCAATACAACATTAGCTGTAAATGGATTGACTCCGTTGCTTATTGCAAGGCTAGATCACCAAGATGCTATTGCTAGACTTAACCTACTGAAACTCATAAAG GCTGTTTATGAACACCATCCAAGGCCAAAACAGCTGATCGTAGAGAATGATCTCCCTCAGAGACTGCAGAATCTGATAGAAGAGAGACGTGAAGGGCAACATTTAGGAGGACAAGTTCTGGTGAAGCAAATGGCTACATCTCTCCTTAAAGCACTTCACATCAACACCGTCTTGTGA
- the LOC111204514 gene encoding polygalacturonase QRT2, with amino-acid sequence MYQKTIIFLTILLTSLRSCSSSYPFDPRYDHSISPNAYYETSHLHGHITHNRHMKDRHAHAPRSSDRAFNVNSFGAKANGNDDSQAFMKAWEAACSSEGTVYIVVPENRAYTLKSVKFSGPCKSSLIVFKIYGKIEAWKNPSDYRERRFWIVFQTVDNLRVEGGGRIDGNGKIWWPKSCKINPELPCQEAPTAVTFVECNNLMVRNIRLENAQQMHMRVQNCENVKALNLMVTSPGHSPNTDGIHVTGTRNILIQDSIIRTGDDCISIVSGSENVRATGITCGPGHGISIGSLGAHNSEAYVSNVVVSKATLIGTTNGVRIKTWQGGHGMAKNIIFQDILMKNVTNPIIINQDYCDQTKACPEQKSAVQVSNVLYKNIHGTSSRPEAIKFECSKSIPCQGISMQNVKLVDDITKQDVSKASCSNVKLKTSGHHFSLCT; translated from the exons ATGTATCAAAAGACCATAATCTTCTTAACAATACTCTTAACGTCTCTTCGTTCTTGTTCTAGCAGCTACCCGTTTGATCCTAGATATGATCATTCCATTTCTCCCAATGCTTATTACGAAACCAGTCACTTACATGGTCACATTACACACAACAGGCACATGAAAGATCGCCATGCACATGCTCCTAGATCTTCTGATCGAGCTTTTAACGTTAACTCTTTCGGTGCTAAAGCCAATGGAAACGACGATTCTCAG GCATTCATGAAAGCTTGGGAAGCAGCTTGTTCGTCAGAGGGAACAGTTTACATCGTTGTTCCGGAAAATAGAGCTTACACTCTTAAATCGGTTAAATTCTCCGGTCCATGTAAATCATCCTTGATTGTTTTTAAG ATTTACGGTAAGATTGAGGCATGGAAAAACCCATCAGACTACAGGGAACGTAGGTTCTGGATTGTTTTCCAAACGGTTGATAACCTTCGTGTTGAAGGCGGTGGACGCATCGATGGTAATGGAAAAATTTGGTGGCCAAAATCTTGCAAGATCAACCCTGAACTT CCATGCCAGGAAGCTCCCACG GCGGTAACGTTTGTGGAATGCAACAACTTGATGGTAAGAAACATTAGGTTGGAAAACGCACAGCAAATGCATATGAGGGTTCAAAATTGCGAAAACGTGAAGGCTTTGAATCTTATGGTCACGTCTCCGGGTCATAGTCCTAACACCGATGGCATTCACGTTACCGGAACTCGCAATATCCTCATTCAGGACTCTATCATCCGTACCG GTGATGACTGTATATCGATAGTGAGTGGGTCGGAGAATGTGAGAGCGACGGGCATTACATGCGGGCCGGGTCATGGAATCAG caTTGGGAGTTTGGGAGCTCATAACTCAGAAGCATATGTTTCTAATGTGGTAGTCAGCAAAGCAACTCTCATAGGAACCACTAATGGTGTGAGAATTAAGACTTGGCAG GGAGGACATGGAATGGCAAAGAACATAATATTCCAAGACATCTTAATGAAAAACGTTACAAACCCAATAATCATCAACCAGGACTATTGTGATCAAACTAAAGCATGTCCCGAACAG AAATCTGCGGTACAAGTGAGCAATGTATTGTACAAAAACATACATGGGACGAGTTCAAGACCCGAAGCTATAAAATTTGAGTGCAGCAAGAGCATTCCATGTCAAGGCATTTCAATGCAAAACGTTAAGTTGGTCGATGATATTACCAAACAAGATGTCTCTAAAGCTTCTTGCTCCAATGTGAAGTTGAAGACTAGCGGACATCATTTCTCCCTTTGCACTTGA